One window from the genome of Solea solea chromosome 13, fSolSol10.1, whole genome shotgun sequence encodes:
- the LOC131471225 gene encoding semaphorin-4A isoform X1, producing MAPSSSLVLLFLLCGRSSSGSFSVSLSPRLSFLLNSTQRPLVHFSLHEVTNTTTLLLSNDGSTLYVGARDTVLSLDVSQSDVIRLKRKVQWRPSEAEIKECSKKGKNEVLDCPNFVRVLQPINSTHLYACGSHAYSPRDAFIDSVSLSLVELSSGKGRCPFNPFQRNIAITIDSELFSATTADFRGAEPQISRHFSTGGRSDVCQDSSVSLLEEPTFIAAATDSSQNKLYFFFTEVGTEFSFVEKLRIARVAQVCKDDVGGQRTLQKKWTSFAKAPLLCQSHKQLPFNILQDVFTLPPPEGGAADTDTLFYGIFTSQWSSRPESAVCVFKLQDVQAAFAGSYKKLDTQSHQWSPLLGKHSYLGKCGLGGASDSELEMVRMSFLTRGGVRALAPLLVSSEQSFSRVAAMRTTTVDGKHYSILFLLAESGFLHKVVLLDQGPRVVEEIQVFSEPQLVKNMVLSSSKGALYVGTSEGVTSVPVATCSAYRSCGQCVLAADPLCGWSLRGGACVRVDGSSDSVVQDVENRDVENKCAAQRGISAPPAEVSVLVNEVVELHCVKPSNFARLTWTSSLFKLLPQRLFIQSANGSLVFLAAAATTAGVYRCEAEEGGHKEVVVSYSVRAAASPRLLRPDDESNRGDEMYEDIATGKPPMRTPPSGDEEDGAEEFTVDLDRRRKANNLKELLRKDSQSQRETFEDTREDKSYYSELLAVSLLFFFCVCVLLLCGALYMWRHRKVEVKVDRLDVADTTKVVEC from the exons ATGGCTCCTTCATCCTCccttgtcctcctcttcctcctgtgtggacgcagcagcagcggcagcttctctgtgtctctgtctcctcgactctccttcctcctca ACTCCACTCAACGACCTCTGGTCCACTTCAGTCTCCATGAAGTcaccaacaccaccacactGTTGCTAAGCAACGATGGCTCCACCCTGTACGTGGGCGCACGTGACACCGTCCTCTCATTGGACGTCAGTCagagtgatgtcatcagactgAAGAGGAAG GTGCAGTGGCGTCCGTCAGAGGCGGAGATAAAGGAGTGTTCTAAAAAAGGGAAGAATGAGGTG ctcGATTGTCCAAACTTTGTCCGAGTGTTACAGCCCATAAACTCCACCCACCTGTATGCCTGTGGAAGCCACGCCTACAGCCCCAGAGACGCCTTCATC GACAGTGTGAGCCTCTCATTGGTCGAGCTCAGCAGTGGTAAAGGACGATGTCCGTTTAATCCGTTCCAGAGAAACATCGCCATCACCATCG acagtgAGCTCTTCAGCGCCACGACAGCTGACTTCAGAGGGGCGGAGCCTCAGATCAGTCGTCACTTCAGCACAGGCGGTCGCTCTGATGTCTGTCAGGACTCATCTGTCAGTTTACTGGAGG AGCCGACCTTCATCGCCGCGGCGACCGACTCGTCACAGAACAAACTCTACTTCTTCTTCACTGAAGTCGGGACAGAGTTCAGCTTCGTGGAAAAGCTGCGAATCGCTCGAGTCGCCCAAGTCTGCAAG GACGATGTCGGAGGACAGAGGACGCTGCAGAAGAAGTGGACGTCCTTCGCCAaagctcctctgctctgtcagTCTCACAAACAGCTTCCCTTCAACATCCTCCAGGACGTGTTCACGCTGCCACCACCGGAGGGCGGCGCCGCCGACACCGACACCTTGTTCTATGGCATCTTCACGTCTCAGTg GTCCTCACGTCCAGAGTCGGCAGTTTGTGTCTTCAAGCTTCAGGACGTGCAGGCGGCGTTCGCTGGCAGCTACAAGAAGTTGGACACGCAGAGTCACCAGTGGAGCCCCCTGCTGGGCAAACACTCGTACCTGGGAAAG TGTGGACTGGGCGGAGCCTCAGATTCTGAGTTAGAGATGGTGAGGATGAGTTTTCTGACCAGAGGGGGCGTCAGAGCGCTCGCTCCGCTCCTGGTTTCCTCGGAGCAAAGCTTTAGTCGCGTGGCGGCGATGAGGACGACGACGGTGGACGGCAAACACTACAGCATCCTCTTCCTGCTCGCAG AATCCGGTTTCCTGCACAAAGTGGTTCTTTTGGATCAGGGTCCGCGGGTCGTTGAGGAGATTCAGGTTTTCTCTGAACCTCAGCTGGTGAAGAACATGGTTCTGTCCTCGAGCAAG ggggcgctgtacgTGGGGACATCAGAGGGCGTGACCTCGGTCCCCGTGGCGACCTGCTCCGCTTACAGAAGCTGCGGTCAGTGCGTCCTCGCCGCTGACCCTCTGTGTGGGTGGAGTCTGAGGGGCGGAGCCTGTGTCCGTGTGGACGGCAGCTCAGATTCTGT AGTTCAGGACGTCGAAAACAGAGACGtggaaaacaaatgtgcagCTCAACGTGGGATCAGTGCGCCTCCTGCAG AGGTCAGCGTCCTCGTGAACGAGGTCGTCGAGCTTCATTGCGTGAAACCGTCAAACTTCGCTCGTCTCACCTGGACGTCCTCGCTCTTCAAGCTCCTCCCACAGAGACTCTTCATCCAGTCAGCAAACGGCAGCCTCGTCTTCCTCGCCGCCGCCGCAACCACTGCGGGCGTGTACCGCTGCGAGGCGGAGGAGGGCGGGCACAAGGAAGTCGTGGTCAGCTACAGCGTGAGAGCGGCGGCGTCCCCGCGCTTGCTGAGGCCAGACGACGAGTCCAACAGAGGAGACGAGATGTACGAGGACATCGCCACGGGGAAACCGCCGATGAGGACGCCACCTTCAGGAGACGAAGAGGACGGCGCCGAAGAATTCACCGTTGATCTTGATCGTCGCAGAAAAGCCAACAATTTGAAAGAGTTGTTGAGAAAAGACTCGCAGTCGCAGCGCGAGACGTTTGAGGACACTCGTGAAGACAAGAGTTACTACAGCGAGCTGCTCGCCGTCTcgctgctgttcttcttctgtgtctgtgtcctgcTGCTCTGCGGCGCCCTCTACATGTGGCGTCACAGAAAAGTGGAGGTGAAAGTGGATCGCCTGGACGTGGCGGACACGACTAAAGTTGTTGAATGTTGA
- the LOC131471225 gene encoding semaphorin-4A isoform X2: MAPSSSLVLLFLLCGRSSSGSFSVSLSPRLSFLLNSTQRPLVHFSLHEVTNTTTLLLSNDGSTLYVGARDTVLSLDVSQSDVIRLKRKVQWRPSEAEIKECSKKGKNEVLDCPNFVRVLQPINSTHLYACGSHAYSPRDAFIDSVSLSLVELSSGKGRCPFNPFQRNIAITIDSELFSATTADFRGAEPQISRHFSTGGRSDVCQDSSVSLLEEPTFIAAATDSSQNKLYFFFTEVGTEFSFVEKLRIARVAQVCKDDVGGQRTLQKKWTSFAKAPLLCQSHKQLPFNILQDVFTLPPPEGGAADTDTLFYGIFTSQSSRPESAVCVFKLQDVQAAFAGSYKKLDTQSHQWSPLLGKHSYLGKCGLGGASDSELEMVRMSFLTRGGVRALAPLLVSSEQSFSRVAAMRTTTVDGKHYSILFLLAESGFLHKVVLLDQGPRVVEEIQVFSEPQLVKNMVLSSSKGALYVGTSEGVTSVPVATCSAYRSCGQCVLAADPLCGWSLRGGACVRVDGSSDSVVQDVENRDVENKCAAQRGISAPPAEVSVLVNEVVELHCVKPSNFARLTWTSSLFKLLPQRLFIQSANGSLVFLAAAATTAGVYRCEAEEGGHKEVVVSYSVRAAASPRLLRPDDESNRGDEMYEDIATGKPPMRTPPSGDEEDGAEEFTVDLDRRRKANNLKELLRKDSQSQRETFEDTREDKSYYSELLAVSLLFFFCVCVLLLCGALYMWRHRKVEVKVDRLDVADTTKVVEC, encoded by the exons ATGGCTCCTTCATCCTCccttgtcctcctcttcctcctgtgtggacgcagcagcagcggcagcttctctgtgtctctgtctcctcgactctccttcctcctca ACTCCACTCAACGACCTCTGGTCCACTTCAGTCTCCATGAAGTcaccaacaccaccacactGTTGCTAAGCAACGATGGCTCCACCCTGTACGTGGGCGCACGTGACACCGTCCTCTCATTGGACGTCAGTCagagtgatgtcatcagactgAAGAGGAAG GTGCAGTGGCGTCCGTCAGAGGCGGAGATAAAGGAGTGTTCTAAAAAAGGGAAGAATGAGGTG ctcGATTGTCCAAACTTTGTCCGAGTGTTACAGCCCATAAACTCCACCCACCTGTATGCCTGTGGAAGCCACGCCTACAGCCCCAGAGACGCCTTCATC GACAGTGTGAGCCTCTCATTGGTCGAGCTCAGCAGTGGTAAAGGACGATGTCCGTTTAATCCGTTCCAGAGAAACATCGCCATCACCATCG acagtgAGCTCTTCAGCGCCACGACAGCTGACTTCAGAGGGGCGGAGCCTCAGATCAGTCGTCACTTCAGCACAGGCGGTCGCTCTGATGTCTGTCAGGACTCATCTGTCAGTTTACTGGAGG AGCCGACCTTCATCGCCGCGGCGACCGACTCGTCACAGAACAAACTCTACTTCTTCTTCACTGAAGTCGGGACAGAGTTCAGCTTCGTGGAAAAGCTGCGAATCGCTCGAGTCGCCCAAGTCTGCAAG GACGATGTCGGAGGACAGAGGACGCTGCAGAAGAAGTGGACGTCCTTCGCCAaagctcctctgctctgtcagTCTCACAAACAGCTTCCCTTCAACATCCTCCAGGACGTGTTCACGCTGCCACCACCGGAGGGCGGCGCCGCCGACACCGACACCTTGTTCTATGGCATCTTCACGTCTCA GTCCTCACGTCCAGAGTCGGCAGTTTGTGTCTTCAAGCTTCAGGACGTGCAGGCGGCGTTCGCTGGCAGCTACAAGAAGTTGGACACGCAGAGTCACCAGTGGAGCCCCCTGCTGGGCAAACACTCGTACCTGGGAAAG TGTGGACTGGGCGGAGCCTCAGATTCTGAGTTAGAGATGGTGAGGATGAGTTTTCTGACCAGAGGGGGCGTCAGAGCGCTCGCTCCGCTCCTGGTTTCCTCGGAGCAAAGCTTTAGTCGCGTGGCGGCGATGAGGACGACGACGGTGGACGGCAAACACTACAGCATCCTCTTCCTGCTCGCAG AATCCGGTTTCCTGCACAAAGTGGTTCTTTTGGATCAGGGTCCGCGGGTCGTTGAGGAGATTCAGGTTTTCTCTGAACCTCAGCTGGTGAAGAACATGGTTCTGTCCTCGAGCAAG ggggcgctgtacgTGGGGACATCAGAGGGCGTGACCTCGGTCCCCGTGGCGACCTGCTCCGCTTACAGAAGCTGCGGTCAGTGCGTCCTCGCCGCTGACCCTCTGTGTGGGTGGAGTCTGAGGGGCGGAGCCTGTGTCCGTGTGGACGGCAGCTCAGATTCTGT AGTTCAGGACGTCGAAAACAGAGACGtggaaaacaaatgtgcagCTCAACGTGGGATCAGTGCGCCTCCTGCAG AGGTCAGCGTCCTCGTGAACGAGGTCGTCGAGCTTCATTGCGTGAAACCGTCAAACTTCGCTCGTCTCACCTGGACGTCCTCGCTCTTCAAGCTCCTCCCACAGAGACTCTTCATCCAGTCAGCAAACGGCAGCCTCGTCTTCCTCGCCGCCGCCGCAACCACTGCGGGCGTGTACCGCTGCGAGGCGGAGGAGGGCGGGCACAAGGAAGTCGTGGTCAGCTACAGCGTGAGAGCGGCGGCGTCCCCGCGCTTGCTGAGGCCAGACGACGAGTCCAACAGAGGAGACGAGATGTACGAGGACATCGCCACGGGGAAACCGCCGATGAGGACGCCACCTTCAGGAGACGAAGAGGACGGCGCCGAAGAATTCACCGTTGATCTTGATCGTCGCAGAAAAGCCAACAATTTGAAAGAGTTGTTGAGAAAAGACTCGCAGTCGCAGCGCGAGACGTTTGAGGACACTCGTGAAGACAAGAGTTACTACAGCGAGCTGCTCGCCGTCTcgctgctgttcttcttctgtgtctgtgtcctgcTGCTCTGCGGCGCCCTCTACATGTGGCGTCACAGAAAAGTGGAGGTGAAAGTGGATCGCCTGGACGTGGCGGACACGACTAAAGTTGTTGAATGTTGA